GCGAAAATCACAACATTGAAAATCAGCACCAAGCCCAGGCAGACCAGGGCGAAGAACAGCCGGCTTTTGACTACCCGCCTCAGGACGTCAGGCACTTGCCTCGACCTCCTCGGCATCGTCGCCGGCGATCCTCGACATAATCGACCCAGTTGTCATCTCCGCGCCGGCCAACTCGCCGACCTTCTGCAGGTCCCTCATGATCCCCACCCGATCGCAAGTCCGCAGCATCTCATCAATCTCGGAGGAAATGAACAGCACCGCCATCCCGCCATCAGCCAACTCGATACACAGCTTCTGGATTTCTGTCTTGGTGCCAACATCAATCCCGCGGGTGGGTTCGTCCAAGATCAGCAGATCGGGGTTGGTCGCCAACCATCTGGCCACAATCACCTTCTGTTGGTTTCCACCCGACAGCTGCTTCACTGGGGTATCAAGGCTTGGCACCTTGATCTGCAGCAGGTCGACGTATTTCCGGGCGATTTTGTCTTGTTCAGGGCGCGGAATCAGGTGGAAAGTGCCGCGCTTGGTTTGCTCGGCCAAGATGATGTTCTCGCGCACCGACAGTTCAAGGATGCTGCCCTCCTCTTTGCGGTCTTCGGGGCAAAAAGCCATGCCTGCTCGCATCGAATAGAGCGGATTGTGCCGCGCCTTGATCCCCTTTACCTCCAGTGTGCCGGTGTCCGGCACATCGGCGCCAAAGACTACTTTGGCCACTTCGGTTCGACCGCTGCCCAGCAGCCCAGCCAGACCGACAACTTCGCCGGCAAAGACATCCAAATCAAAGGGCTTTACACCCTGGTTTACGCCCAGCTGTTTCGCCGAGACTTGCGGCACTCCTTCAGTTGCAGCCTTGTCGATGACCTTGCGCTCAATCGCCGCCAGATCGTCGAAAGCTCGGCCCAGCATGGCCCCGACAAGTTCCCGGCGCGGCAAATTGGCCACGGCATACTGCCCAACCAGGGCGCCATTGCGTAGCACCGTGATCTGGTCACAAACCTCGTACACCTGGTCCAAGAAGTGAGTGATGAAGATGACGCCCATGCCGTCATCGCGCAGCTTCCGGATCAACTCGAACAACTGGGCAACTTCGTTTTCGTTGAGGGAGGAAGTTGGTTCGTCCAGAATCAAGACTTTGGCTGAAATGTCAATGGCCCGGCCTATGGCTATCATCTGCTGCATGGCAATGGAATAGCCTGAAAGTGGCTTTTCCACATTAATGTCCAAACCAATGTTGCGCAGAACGCCCCGCGCCCGGCGGTTCATTTCCCGCCAGTTGATCATGCCCAAGCGACGAGGCTGCCGGCCCAGAAATAGGTTTTCAGCCACACTCAGATTGCCAAGCAGGTTGACCTCTTGATAAACAGTCGAGATTCCGCGCGACTGAGCCTCTTGTGGTGAACGATTCACGACCGGTTTGTCGGAATCATTCAAATAGATCTCGCCTGACCCGAATTCCTCTGCCCCGGTCAGTACTTTGACCAAGGTAGATTTGCCCGCACCGTTTTCGCCCATCAGCGCATGGATCTCGCCGGGCCGCAGCGTAAAATCCACTTTGTCCAAAGCCAGGACGCCGGGGAAGGCTTTGGTAATGCCGCGCATTCTCACCAGCGAGTCTGCCATCAATGGTCCCTTCCGTCTGCCACGCCAGAAACGGGCGCGAAGATGGCGAGGAACTCTTCGCGCCCGTCCTATTTGCTGCCATTCATGCTAGACGATGGCAGCGATTGGCGGTGGGCCTATGAGCCGAAAGCGAGTGGTAGCTTCTCTTCGACATTGGTAATGTCGATTACGCCTTCGACCGAGAACTGCGGCGACTCGATCTTCTCACCCTTTGATGCCCTTAGAATCAACTGGCCAACCTGCTCGCCCAGCAACGGGTTGCATTCAGCAATGGCGTCGATGATGCCGTCCGCGACCATTTGAACGGCCGAGAGGTTGCCATCGAAGGAGACGATGATGTAGTCCTTCG
This window of the Micrococcales bacterium genome carries:
- a CDS encoding sugar ABC transporter ATP-binding protein encodes the protein MADSLVRMRGITKAFPGVLALDKVDFTLRPGEIHALMGENGAGKSTLVKVLTGAEEFGSGEIYLNDSDKPVVNRSPQEAQSRGISTVYQEVNLLGNLSVAENLFLGRQPRRLGMINWREMNRRARGVLRNIGLDINVEKPLSGYSIAMQQMIAIGRAIDISAKVLILDEPTSSLNENEVAQLFELIRKLRDDGMGVIFITHFLDQVYEVCDQITVLRNGALVGQYAVANLPRRELVGAMLGRAFDDLAAIERKVIDKAATEGVPQVSAKQLGVNQGVKPFDLDVFAGEVVGLAGLLGSGRTEVAKVVFGADVPDTGTLEVKGIKARHNPLYSMRAGMAFCPEDRKEEGSILELSVRENIILAEQTKRGTFHLIPRPEQDKIARKYVDLLQIKVPSLDTPVKQLSGGNQQKVIVARWLATNPDLLILDEPTRGIDVGTKTEIQKLCIELADGGMAVLFISSEIDEMLRTCDRVGIMRDLQKVGELAGAEMTTGSIMSRIAGDDAEEVEASA